A DNA window from Drosophila sechellia strain sech25 chromosome X, ASM438219v1, whole genome shotgun sequence contains the following coding sequences:
- the LOC6614905 gene encoding coactosin-like protein, with protein MSDGIEVEQLVESKPRRMPLATSLEKDSIREAYEDVRSDLTDTEWAVFKFDGAQIIVHARGQCFEEFRQQFGDSERAFGYIRIQMGDEMSKRKKFIFLTWIGQEVGVIQRAKMSTDKALIKDVLNNFAVELQAGVEAELDIELFREALNRAGGANYGTGIRDN; from the exons ATGCCGCTGGCCACGTCGCTGGAGAAGGACTCGATTCGCGAGGCCTACGAGGATGTACGCTCCGATCTGACGGACACCGAGTGGGCGGTATTCAAGTTCGATGGCGCCCAGATCATTGTACATGCGCGCGGTCAGTGCTTTGAGGAATTCCGACAGCAGTTCGGCGACTCGGAGCGCGCCTTTGGCTACATACGCATCCAGATGGGTGACGAGATGTCCAAGCGCAAGAAGTTCATCTTCCTGACGTGGATCGGGCAGGAGGTGGGCGTCATCCAGCGGGCCAAGATGTCCACGGACAAGGCGCTGATCAAGGATGTCCTGAAC AATTTTGCCGTGGAACTTCAGGCGGGAGTGGAGGCCGAGCTGGACATTGAGCTCTTCCGTGAGGCACTGAACCGTGCCGGCGGCGCCAACTACGGAACGGGCATCCGGGATAACTAA
- the LOC116802218 gene encoding uncharacterized protein LOC116802218 gives MDIDMSLDEIIERKRGQRGYRPIDRKFNANFSKPRQLLNKPFFKPSVARGSHSDPPAKRTFDARNKIAAKTRAKIADARDLINKSVRDSGIDARQLLERKKVRSAAPILIDAEEESFEPSHRARGKGVHIGQFGHRLISMSNHADGTIQAKWDSDDDVVGLGNHMLSGLRRTFDPMSNKPGQPFAPRRYIDLDNMQDLEDEEISRTLHLGQRKQALPHYSTGGLDLNRGNDVEMSMAPLNNKIDTNPFSIYEAARNRIERPLLTTRLVVGRADTTNEPLERRHRDTANTSKLPESVRSRLFVSKKDPRISHGIYANENRRRAVGRGGGSDSDSGSDGDGNAAAPSKNKRRSPSPLSLGTSTSKGGYRLLVSNLHTNVTTADIRELFSDIGPVYDARVVRPGTAEVIYKSLEHAEKAVDTYHHRQFDDQPMHCVLVNPHSSRRSVHKASSRTVTTNSSGVEVDIDALHSVLFRDR, from the exons ATGGACATCGATATGAGTCTGGACGAGATTATAGAGCGGAAGCGCGGGCAACGCGGCTATCGTCCCATCGACAGAAAGTT CAATGCGAACTTCTCCAAGCCGCGCCAGCTGCTGAACAAGCCTTTTTTCAAGCCATCGGTCGCTCGAGGATCTCACTCTGATCCGCCGGCAAAGCGGACCTTCGATGCCAGGAACAAGATCGCCGCGAAGACACGGGCCAAGATAGCCGATGCCCGGGATCTGATCAACAAGAGCGTGCGCGACTCGGGCATCGATGCCCGCCAGCTACTGGAGCGAAAGAAGGTCCGTTCGGCGGCCCCAATACTTATTGATGCAGAAGAGGAGTCGTTTGAGCCATCACATCGCGCACGCGGAAAGGGAGTGCACATCGGTCAGTTTGGTCACCGCCTTATTAGCATGTCAAACCATGCGGACGGCACCATTCAGGCGAAATGGGACTCAGACGACGATGTCGTGGGACTGGGTAACCACATGTTGTCCGGCTTGCGTCGAACCTTTGACCCCATGTCCAATAAGCCGGGCCAACCCTTTGCTCCACGGCGCTATATTGATCTTGATAATATGCAGGACCTGGAGGATG AGGAAATATCTCGAACATTGCACTTAGGGCAGAGGAAGCAAGCGTTGCCACACTACTCCACTGGTGGCCTCGACCTGAACCGCGGCAACGACGTGGAGATGTCCATGGCTCCACTCAATAACAAAATAGATACAAATCCATTCTCCATTTACGAGGCGGCCCGCAATCGTATTGAGCGTCCTTTGCTGACCACCCGACTCGTAGTTGGACGCGCAGATACCACCAATGAGCCTCTCGAGCGCCGCCACCGCGACACAGCAAACACAAGTAAACTCCCAGAATCCGTGCGGTCTCGTCTGTTTGTCAGTAAGAAGGATCCTCGCATTTCTCATGGGATCTACGCCAACGAGAACCGGAGAAGGGCCGTTGGTCGCGGTGGTGGTAGTGATAGCGATAGCGGTAGTGATGGTGATGGTAATGCAGCTGCTCCATCGAAGAACAAGCGCCGTTCGCCATCCCCATTGTCGCTGGGTACGTCGACCAGCAAGGGTGGATATCGCCTGCTGGTGAGCAATCTGCATACTAACGTGACCACTGCGGATATTCGCGAGCTTTTTAGCGACATCGGCCCAGTGTACGACGCTCGTGTGGTGCGTCCCGGCACCGCCGAAGTTATTTACAAGTCATTGGAACACGCCGAGAAGGCCGTAGATACCTATCACCATCGTCAGTTCGATGACCAGCCAATGCACTGTGTGCTGGTCAATCCGCACTCCTCCCGCCGCTCGGTGCACAAGGCCAG CTCTCGCACCGTGACCACCAACTCGTCTGGCGTGGAGGTGGACATCGATGCACTTCACTCGGTACTCTTCCGGGACCGCTAG